gtccaacgtagaaagagaacgcagacgacattacaaaagtagAAAAAAGTTAACAGAAATACTAAAGCAGatacgactttccatacaaagaaggaataatttaaacatggagattgaagaaatcgaacagagactgaatcattcatatcagattgaagaaaggcaactaaaacagaaagcaattcaagaaataaagaaaaaaacaaaatatttcttcacatatgctaaatcaaaagcaaaaaccactgccagtattggacctatttgtactagtgaaggttcatacactgaggatgacaaagaaattagtgaaatcctaaaaaaacaaaatgaggacatgtttagcaccccgatacagagcatgaaagtggaagatccggacaacttctttatgcgtgatatccaaacccctgtaaatataactgatatcaacacgagcgtggcaggttttgaaagagaaattgacaatatgccaatgcactcagccctgggtcctgactcatggaattcaataattataatgaaattcaaagtgccagtagcacaggcactcagtaaagTGTGGAGAaaaagcttggacacgggggagataccagactcGCTtagagcagcagacatagccccctccacacaagggaggtagcaaagcattggcaaagaattatagaccagttgcactaacgtcccacataataaaagtactgtatttgagagagtgatcaggagtcaggtcactagtttcatggagaccaatgacctccacaatccaggccaatgtggatttagagcaggaagatcatgcctctcacagctacttgaccattacgacaaaatcactgaggcattagaagaaaaacagagtgtagatgtggtatacacggatttcgcaaaggcattcgataaatgtgaccatgaagtgatagcacacaaaatgaggtcaatgggaataactggtaaagtaggatgctggatactcggttttctgtccaacagaacacagagagtaacagtcaaccatataaaatcgagtccaagtgcagttaaaagctgcagtacctcaaggtacagtccttgcaccactgcttttccttactctcatatcagatatagaatcAAATAtaaggcacagcttcgtatcatcctttgcagatgacacaaaaatcagcttgaaaattacctctgctgatgatattgaaaaactacaagcagatattagtaAAGTTTCCGACTGGGCAACAGTATATaacatgtttaacagcgataaattccaggtactcagatacggtaaaagtgagaaccttaaacataatacagggtacaaaacacaatcaaatttgcccatagtaggaaagaaacatgtaaatgatttgggaataatgatgtctgacgacctaaattttagggagcataaccaagcaaatattgcggcagccaagaaaatgataggatggattacgagaacttttaaatccagggatcccatcacaatggttgtactcttcaaattacttatgctgtctcgtcttgagtactgctcagtattcacttccccatttagagcaggagagattgctgaaatagagggagtacagagaacatatacgggatacataaacgagataaagcatctaaattattgggatcgtctcaaagctctccgaatgcaCTCGCTAGAAAGACATTgggagaaatatcaaataatatacaagtgggaaaatactggagggccaggtcccaaatctgcacagtaaaataacaacatactggagtgaacgatatggtagaaaatgcagagtacaactagtgaagagcaggggtgccataggcacaattagagagaactatataaacatcagaggttcacagttgttcaacatcctcccagcgagcataagaaatattgccagaacaaccgtggacatcttcaagaggaatctagaaagtttcctccaaggagtgccggatgaaccgggctgcggtgggtatgtgggcttgtaggctgctgcaagcaacagcctaggagaccaaactctcacaagtcaagcctggcctcgggccgggctctgggaggagaagaactcccagaaccccatcaaccaggtatcaactaggtgtttatggatgaattaatcatcaggacgagtagaattaacatgaccgagattaaaatacttagtccatgtagcaggacaaaACAAAGCTTGGAAGGTATTAGAACCGGAAGGAATCGTGCGAATGTGACTGAGGAGAGGATGGCACCGAGCATCCCCagtaagaggaggggggggggggggagtaaaaggcGCAGTTGTTACAATGAAAGATGAAGtcactccatgtgatgaggtggtcatcactgggggcttggggctcaaccctgccacagaggtagAAGAGGAGCAGAAAGGGGTAGTAGGGACCTGGTAGACCAAGCTctaacaagtcaagcctggcctcgaggactagaagaactcccaaaacaccCTCAAGCGGGTATCGAGCAGGGAAAGTCCAGAGCTGCTTGGCCTGGGACCAAAGTagcagggggctacagagcccggctttccatcacagtccgacttaAGGGCCTGGTCTCCCATCCCACATCTGAGAAGTTAAAAATaagggtcagatatcagcatgtaaatgaacaggtaatcatttcatcaacaaacaagcccccatacccaccatggcgccgcaattagaggataggacacccgataagatgtggccccccccccaatcatcattttaagaaccatcagtccgtcaagATTGGGCTCAACAACGAAggaaaagagtgacaataaaagtgtccctttgctcaacaatttcgggtaccacagttttacgggcgagagactgtgcctcacctaacacccagtgtcaaaacagaagacaacatctaaaagaatgatcaagaatagcaaaaagtcgctgggaaatagcaattaaaaaggagaattgTGAAGGAAATATTAAACatagtaggaaaaagcattcagcacaattagtgaagaaggcagcaggagcataaggcttcaaaaggacagagaacactgtcccatggagcatcacactctagcatccgccaacTAAGCCCCTTCACGAtggcaacgggctggaaaggtaaggagagatgaaaaagacgagagggcgaagaatactgcccggtgggacaccagtgttaataggtagagtgggaaaattggaattattcacagagacatactggagattgtcactgaggtaagattgtaggtaCTGTATTGGAAggagtgacctcttactccgtaatgttgcaatttaagaaagCTAATGTGTTTAGTGTCAAaacgtcttatgtaggtcaacaaatatatgaaaaaggTACTCATTTTTTCCAAGAACTGcataaatgaaattaatcatactaactgggcatgattgtttttttttgtgcctgaagccattatggcaagaactaagtataaataggagtaaggctgcatataaattaactctttaaaatattttagacaaaatcagcagaattgatattggtctataatagttgacttcagtgagattgctgcttttatggactaaggttactcttgcttttgtctcaaaatatcaggaaaggcttagagttcaaataatttgttgtagagcaatgcaatggctggagctaaaaatctagaggcttttttgtaaaatagggttggtatctcaacatacagtatctatgcatggcgttcattcatccactgcaaattacctcaagcccatcatcacccaacgaAAATCTGCTATaagaacaataaaactgtcttcaaacaacacacagcctctctgtttaaatccctgaacatgctacatatacactcgctctacacattctcttgtgctatttacaagtaaaaaaccttgttcctaaatgctaaccctgattTGAAACTGTCCAttgatagacgtaatagaacccacaagcaccacaacataaataaatatctctttgatataaaaAAATtttataaattgacagtcaggataatataattgccaatcaggctaatataactttaaatcaggctttttcacccacagggttattgatcgatggaactgctgaccacggctcttgatcacatctggaccaacataacctctccacttacttcagggataatcatcgatagcactacagaccattacccccacatttctcctaaccaacattaacaaaacgctttgcgtaatagtggctttaggcattgtatgtacttgctctatctataaagccaacaaactttgtaaaatctctttatgtatgtacctttacctaaataaaaattattattattattattataaacaacctctagaggcaagggagataagctttaggctgcacaatgaaactgttaTAGGTAATTTTATagttgctgctgctaatatcaactgggaatctgaattaggGAACATAGGGGTCATCAACCTatcagtgcaatcatttcttcaaaaaactcttggcctttataacacccactgtcctatgctaacgaaacaagtcacaactaaaaggctaaacaatccttggcttacaaaggggatacttaaatccattaataaaaaacatgaacttgtgaagaagtataggttaggaatcgtctccaaagaattctcaaagaattactcatcattgctatctaaaaaaattaggagagccaaaagtaaatactacgaagataaatttactcacacaaagggcaatattaagaaaacatggagcacaatttctcaaatattgggatgaaagaagattataaataacaaaccaatactcttgTCAGATAATGATGGTctcctttcagcctctgacactgctcttgagttcaataggttcttctcttccattgggtcatcccttgcaaatgatattccatcttccagtactaatattcaggactatcttacaggaaactatccacagtctctttacctaatgcctactaattccacttatgttactgacataatcctttcccttaaaaccaagtctagtgcccttgaggagataccaactcttatttacaaaaaagcctccagatttttagctcctgccattgcattgctcttcaagaagtcacttgaactccaaacctttccagatattctaaaaaaaagcgagagtaacccctgtccacaaatgtggtgatcccactgatgttaacaacttcagacctatatcaattctgccaaacttgtcaaaaatatttgaaaaactaatctataagcagctttactcttatctagccaaactcaatatacttagctcttgtcaatatggcttcagacccccaaaaaagcattaacgatgcacttattagtatgattaacttgatacatacagttcttgataaaaatgagttccctgttgggttatttgtagacctatgtaaggtttttgacacttaaccaccaaaaccttcttcttaaattacaacattatggagtcagaggtcattccctgcagtacattaagtcttaccttactgacaggctcctgtatgtttctgtgaataattcaatttctcccaccctacccatcaacattggtgttccccagggcagcattcttggccctctcctctttctcatctacattaataaccttccaaatgcctcccaacatctcaaatcaattctatttgctgacgacacaaccttcatttactccagcccTGACTAAAtagagtccatcactggctaactgccaacaaactcacccttcaatattgacaaaactttctataatttgtttggcaataaatcctaaaatcaaataaatctcaggattaacaatacccaaatttgtaataaagtagatggcaaattccttcgtgttatcattgaccgcaagctgaatttccagggacacattctaaacatataaaaaaaagtttcaaaaacttggcattctttctaagatcagatattatgtacctcgccctaccctggtgacactctattattctctcatctatccttatctcaactatggtatttgtgcttggggttctactacccaaaatcatttatgtcctctaattactcaacacaaagctgctattaggacaatatccaactctggtatagcatctctagtgtgaaaagttcttgttatccaacctgtcatttttcttgcagttgtgacggctactttattgtgttctttaaaggtaaggtcttccgacatgagtacacccagatcctttacattgccttttctagtttgactaagtcgtactcttggaatatcatataggtatttgtttctggtgtggtttctggtggtttctggtgtggtggtccttatctcaactatggtatttgtgcttggggttctactacccaaaatcatttatgtcctcttattacccaacacaaagctgctattaggacaatatccaactctggccccagacatcactcggtacccttactcaaatctctgaatatgttagatattaagtcactgcacatcctctcatgtgtattttatatatataaaatgctgaactgtaatgtcaatcctatcCTTAAAAGCTTcccagaaggttgtaacagatcccatgagcaccacaccagaaacaaatacctatatgatattccaagagtacgacttagtcaatctagaaatgctttacaaatcaagggacctcgaatgtggagagaccttcccaattatgttaaagactgtacctctcccaaccagtttaagataaaaactaagtactacctaattaactcagtgtaacctacctcacccccaaaatgtcaacccatatcttctattttaaacaatgctgtttgttgatcaaattgtattttgttttttttctgccatgtttcccctccCCATTTTTCCCATTTTTTTTCTTAAGACAATTtacactttaatctcaattagtattaagttttagtcttagtgtttttcctgctcgaaacgctttgcgtaatagtggctttaggcattgtatgtactagctctatctataagtccatcaacttttgtatcttaccttgtatgtatgtactttacctgaataaaaatttgaatttgaatttgaatttgaatcaggctttttcacctacagggttattgatcgatggaactgccgacccaccaaagccataactgcaaaaactgtgctgaatttcaaaatatatctggaaaaaatcatgaaggcaaactgggagggggaagggaaccgtgaacaagccgacgacttcctgttctcatcgaggccactcgggttagtggccctcaggtaaatcaggtaaagcattattcccagacaattacagcataactgataaagttaggctagagtaataaatttctggtaaatttagagtgataaatttctagagtaatatgaatttaaatttcatattaacttgactgacaactataaatgccaatcagccttcaatatactcttcggtgaaatatttataatcaagagtagaactcataaataggcctaaacaaaaaataaaaaatggacatcagtttgcatatgaatctgatgagaaaattccttaattaatatacatttccttaccaatcaaatggtctcaccttaagtacgtctcagattgacttcttcaccaactccaatgctaaataatattacaacaaaaatgtccataacttagctacagagtatattacattttaaataaatttccatagaaagcaaaaaaaggaagcacattatttacataaatatgaagaaaaacatttaaagctttgttttatttttgctaaatcaaagagatatttctatacttatcaGCAATTTTGAGAtttcctatagtgacagcttggtcatctaacattcataaaagaacaatataatcaaatatcttcagatctttacctttcatggtgaagtgtatttctcaaacaaaatagaattaccttcgaagaacatccaactgacattgtgatcccACACTGGTAGATTAAAGGTAAATTAATATACCATtatgcggtccgtctaattaccacaagctaccacaagctacacaagcttcacaaagctttctggcaatacgttagtaatgaataaatatgatatatttactcattataatgttggtgctgaatgtacaacacgaaaaaatataattttaatctgaaaaagtatctttttataaagaaattaggcgaaaataaaaagctggtgacgccaaatcaagtcgacgatccaagcatcggttaggttaggttaagtttggtttggttaagttaggttaggttaggttaggatagaataggttaggttaggttaggttaggttaggttagggcagcctaacctaacatatcatatttttcattattaacgtattgccaggaagttttctgaagcttgtgtagcttgtggtaattagacggacccccattatgtgcctcattatccttcaacattctcttaactaTCTTCCACACatgaagtgtttagcctattatctgcatgtatcttcttgtgcctcttcatacttccacgctcattgaatctcttcccacactctggacacttatgaggtttatcacctgaatgcactaacatgtgccttattattttTCCACATTCTctgaattttttgccacactcagcacattgaaaaggtctctcatccccatgcaccatcctgtgagtcttcatatttccaagaagactgaatttcttcccacactctggacactcgtgaggtttgtctcctgaatgcactaacatgtgattcTTCATaactccaagacgactgaatctcttcttacactctggacactcgtgaggtttgtcacctgaatgcactaacatatgagtcttcatatctccaagacgactgaatctcttctcacactcaggacactcgtgaggtttgtcaccagaatgcactaacatgtgttctattatagttccacgtaatctaaattttttaccacactcggcacattgaaaaggtctctcattccaatgcaccatcatgtgagtcttcatatttccatgccgactaaatctcttcccacactctggacactcgtgaggtttatcatTTGAATGctgtaacatgtgagtcttcatatctccaagacgactgaatctcttctcacactctggacactcgtgaagtttgtcacttgaatgcactaacatgtgccttattagttttccacgttctctaaattttttgccacaatcGGCACATTGaataggtctctcatccgcatgcaccattctgtgagtcttcatatttccaagaagactgaatcgcttcccacactctggacattcgtgaggtttgtcacctgaatgcactaacatgtgagtcttcatatctccaagacgactgaatctcttctcacactctggacactcatgaggtttctcacctgaatgcataAACATATGACTTATTATAGGTCTACgtatctaaattttttgccacactcagcacattgaaaaggtctctcatccacatgcaccatcatgtgagtcttcatatttccatgccgactgaatctcttcccacactctggacactcgtgaggttttccACCtgtatgtactaacatgtgagtcttcatacttccacgccgACTGAGTCTCTTCCCACATTCTGTACACTCATGAGAtttttcacctgaatgcactagtatgtgagtcttcatagttccaagaagactgaatctcttcccacactctggatatTCGTGAGGtttttcacctgaatgcactaacatgtgagtcttcacatgtccaagatgattgaatcttttcccacacactggacattcatgaggtttgtcacctgaatgcactaacatgtgacgcctcacatgtgaaggacgggtgaataccttcggacactgtggacactggtgagtcttcatcttttttatgacaggtgcagtttgtgtgaaggttttcttccccggatgttgggagaagcgtcaaggcttgagtgttgtttctttgagttagacttgatgtgagcacttggcagtGAAGTGTGGTGTTTCTTCTtgagataggtgcagtttgtgtcacagTTTCccgtaatgctcgtgctggacattaCCGGCAGGCGCTACTAAAATGGCAGCGGTCGCTTACTCTCTCATCACCGAATAATCCAGCTCGGGAACTGGTCAAGTCgtctactgcaatttcggataccgggctagaaacaacttcgtttacTGAgaaatttgtacatacaaaccattttgttcgtatatgcgctggttttgttcgctgctgttctcgtctgaataaatacattttttttttgacaCTGACATATGACACTtcatcatataattagcgcttccattattaacaatgcttagcgcactgtttgtattaaataaataaaataaaataaaataaaataaaataaaatgtttatttaggtaaggtacatacatacaataaatttttacaaagattggttgacttataggtagagctagtacatacaatgcctcaagccactattacgcaaagcatttcgggcatgataaacttaaatgacaagcttaatactaattgagcataatgagtagaatgaaaacaagaaatgaaaacatagatgaaaaagcagcacaaatacaattatgtcgacaaacagcgctctttaaagaaaaacagacattggttgacaatagaagggtaaggtaggttacagggaatttattaggtatagcttcgtttttaacttaaactggttgagagaggtacagtctttaacatggttgggaaggtcattccacattctgggctccttgatttgtagagcatttctagtttgattaagtcgtactctaggaatatcaaaactgtatttatttctggtgtggtgc
This genomic window from Procambarus clarkii isolate CNS0578487 chromosome 1, FALCON_Pclarkii_2.0, whole genome shotgun sequence contains:
- the LOC138356904 gene encoding zinc finger protein 98-like, with product MKTHRMVHADERPIQCADCGKKFRERGKLIRHMLVHSSDKLHECPECEKRFSRLGDMKTHMLQHSNDKPHECPECDKPHECPECKKRFSRLGVMKNHMLVHSGDKPHECPECGKKFSLLGNMKTHRMVHGDERPFQCAECGKKFRECGKIIRHMLVHSGDKPHKCPECGKRFNERGSMKRHKKIHADNRLNTSCVEDS
- the LOC138356952 gene encoding gastrula zinc finger protein XlCGF49.1-like, whose product is MLVHSGEKPHEYPECGKRFSLLGTMKTHILVHSGEKSHECTECGKRLSRRGSMKTHMLVHTGGKPHECPECGKRFSRHGNMKTHMMVHVDERPFQCAECGKKFRYVDL